Within Phragmitibacter flavus, the genomic segment GCGCGGGGTTCAATCAGGTGGACGTCGCTTATGCAAAAGAATGCAGACTGCAACTGGCCCGTGTTCCCGCTTATTCGCCCCACGCAGTGGCCGAACATGCGGTGGGCTTGCTGCTCGCGCTCAACCGCCATCTGCACAAGGCTTACAATCGCGTCCGTGAAGGCAACTTTGAACTCAGCGGCTTGATGGGGTTCGATCTGGTGGGAAAAACCGTGACCATCGTCGGCACGGGTCGGATTGGAGCGGTGTTTGCAAAAATCATGCACGGCTTTGGCTGCAGGCTGCTTGCGGTGGATGACTACCAGCATCCGGATGTGCGCGCGCTCGGTGCCACTTATGTGTCGCTCAACGACGCGCTTCCGCAGAGTGATGTAATCAGCCTGCATTGCCCGCTGACGGATGCGACGCGACATTTAATCAACTCAGAAACGCTCGCCGTTTTGAAGAAAGGCGTGCTCATCGTCAACACTGGTCGCGGTGCCCTTGTTGATACCCGTGCCTTGATCGAAGGACTCAAAAGCAGCGTGATCGGTGGACTCGCGCTGGATGTGTATGAGGAGGAGGAAAAGCTGTTCTTCAGTGATCACTCGCATGAGATCATCGGTGACGATGTGTTCATGCGTTTGACGACGTTCCCCAATGTGCTGATCACAGGCCATCAGGCATTTTTCACAAATGAAGCGCTCACCCAAATCGCCGAAGTAACCATGGGCAATCTCGCTTCGATGGAAAGCGATGGCGAGTGTGCGAATGCGCTCTGAGCAAGGATTTGGAAGGGGAGCATACGGATCGCTTCGCGGCTTCGCATCTTGCGAAAAACTCTGGGTGATCGGCTGAGGCGCTTCGCGTCCGGGTTCTCGGCAAGATGCCGAGAACGCCATCCACAAGATGCGTGTGCTCCCAAATTTCGATGCGCAGATTCAACAAAACTCCGCTGCTTCCAAAGCTGCGCGCAGCTTCGATTTGCCATCGGTCTCGATTACATCGCCGTGACCCATGATGATGCGGTCAAAGTCCCACAACAAAATCGTCTCTAGGGAATTCTTGAACGCAGCCTCGTCTTTGACCCCATGCTTCACTGGACGCGGCACGCCTGGAGCATGCTCGCCACCGACTGCCACCTTGAGCAGCAGCTCGGTCCAAAGCGGTTCGTCATCATGGAAATTAAAAATCAGTTCGGTCAAAATCAGCGTTCTGCTTGGCACGTGCAGCAATGCGGTGTCCCGGGCATCGGGTGCGCCTGCGATCTCCAAAGCAACCAGCTCCTCATTCCATTCCATTGGAGCCGGAATGATCGGGAGAGTGGGAAAGCCCACCACCTCCGAAAAACCCTCGGGGGCCAGATATGGAATATCGGGGAACGCCGTGCGCCCCTCTTCAGCAAAAGTGTCGTGCCGAAGGATGCCATCCAGCAACCAGCCCGGTTCTCCAAGTTCTTTGATGGCGGCCGTGACATCGGCGGAAAATGGAGCGGTGGAATGGATCAGCAACTTGCCCGAACTCAACCGGACGATGGTCACGTTGCGACGCAGATCAGCACCCAGCATTTTCAGCGGATAGGCGATCAGCCACAGATTTTCGGCAATGGGTTGAATCGATGGTTCTTCGGTCATGGTAGATTCAAATCGTCCCATGAGCCCAGTTTGCGCGTGACGCTACCCCAAGGTCAGGCAGCACCCTGATCTGATTGATTGTCTCAAGCCGAGCGCCGTGGCACAATCACGTGCTCCTGACGCAACTTCAAGATGCTGCTGGCTGGCAAGACGCCACTGAAGCTGACACAAGGATAGACGATGCAGTGGGGGCCGATCAACGAACCGGGGCTGATGACGCTGTTGCAGCCGATCTCGGCATGATCACCGATCACCGCGCTGAATTTTTTTAACCCCGTGCCGACGCGTTCACCATCGATTTGCAGCACGACTTCTCCGCGATCGAGTCGCACGTTGGAGAGGATCACCCCCGCCCCGAGATGGGCTTTGTAGCCAAGGATTGCGTCGCCGACATAGTTAAAATGCGGCACTTCGGCGTTATCGAACAACACACAATTTTTGAACTCACAGGAGTTGCCCAGCGTGCAGCCATCGCCGGTGATGACGTTTTCGCGGACGTAAGCACCGCTCCGAACAACACAGTTTTTGCCGATCCATGCAGGACCCTTGATCACTGCACCGGGCTCAACGACGGTGCCTTCACCAATAAAGACGTCAGGGCCAACCGTCGCCTTCTCTGAGACCTCGCCGAGGATGGCAGGTTGCAGATTTTCCTTCAAGTAGTCGCCAATTTTGGCAAGCACGCTCCAAACCGGCTCTCCCTCAACAAACAACGCCGCGTGCCGCGTGTGGCTGAAGTCGAGGTAGTCTGAAGGTTTCACGTCAGGGTTCCGTCACCTAAATCAAACCGTCGTGATTTCCTTTTCCTTGGAAGCCACGTGCTGGTCAATCTCAGCAATCTTTTTGTCGGTCATCGTCTGCACTTCTTTTTCAGAGCGATGCAAATCGTCTTCCGTGATGGTGCCGGCTTTTTGCAATTTTTTCAGTTCTTCAATCGTGTCGCGTCGCACGGATCGGACACGCACCCGAGCTTCTTCGGCCATGCCCTTGATGGTTTTCACCATTTGCTGACGACGCTCAGTGGAGAGCTCCGGCACCGGAAGTCGGATGACTTTTCCTTCCACCGAAGGATTCAATCCGATGTTGGACGAATTGATGCCCCGTTCGATGTCCTTCAAGGTGGCTCCGTCAAAGGGTTCAATGCGAATCAGGCGCGGTTCCGGCGTGGAGATCATAGCCAGTTGCTTGAGTTTCATGGTGCTGCCGTAGCTGTGCACGTGGATGTCGACGTTCTCCACCAGTGCCGGCGAGGCTTTGCCGGTGCGCACGGCGGAAAATTCGTGAATGGCGTATTCGACGGCCTTGGTCATGGCGTCGTCAGCAGTAAGAAGAGCGGTTTCGAGAGGCATGGGAAATAGGAGTGGATGGTCGGATAGGACGTGCGTCAGCAGAGGGGATCAATTGGTGACAATCGTGCCGATGGGTTCGCCCGTGAGCGCACGGTAAATGTTGCCAGGCTCGTTCATGGAGAACACCACGATGGGGGTATTGTTTTCCTGACAGAGGCTGAACGCCGTGGAGTCCATCACCTGAAGCCGACGGGTAATCGCCTCCATGTAAGTGATCTTGTCGTAGCGCACCGCGTCGGGATTTTTGTTGGGATCGCTGTCGTAGATGCCATCGACCTTGGTGGCCTTCAGCACGACGTCTGCACTCACTTCGCTGGCGCGCAGCGCGGCGGTCGTATCGGTGGAGAAAAATGGGTTGCCGGTTCCTGCGGCGAAAATGACCACACGACCAAGTTCGAGATGTCGGGTGGCTTTGCGGCGGATGAACGGCTCGGCGACGTTGTCCATTTTGATGGCGCTTTGCACGCGCGTCGGCACGTCCATCGCCTCCAGCATCGATTGCACTGCCAAAGAATTCATCACCGTGGCGAGCATGCCCATATAATCGGCCGTGGCACGTTCCATGCCGCGATTGCTGGCACTTACTCCACGCCAAAAGTTGCCGCCTCCGACCACCAAAGCGATTTCCAAACCTTCTTGATGCGCCGCTTTGATCTGCTCTGCGATGCTCTCCACAATGGGTGGGCTGATGTTGTCGTGGCTGCCCGGCTCACGCAGCGCCTCGCCGCTGAGCTTCAATAGAACACGCTTGAATTGTCGTTTCCCGTCGTTTTCGTCGTCTGGCATTGTGGCTGTAGTTAGCCCATCAAACATGAGTGT encodes:
- a CDS encoding 2-hydroxyacid dehydrogenase translates to MKILVFSSKSYDEQFLNASNQNSQHQLTFVPAQLDETTAALAKDHDAVCIFVNDRMNREVIDILVANGVKYVALRCAGFNQVDVAYAKECRLQLARVPAYSPHAVAEHAVGLLLALNRHLHKAYNRVREGNFELSGLMGFDLVGKTVTIVGTGRIGAVFAKIMHGFGCRLLAVDDYQHPDVRALGATYVSLNDALPQSDVISLHCPLTDATRHLINSETLAVLKKGVLIVNTGRGALVDTRALIEGLKSSVIGGLALDVYEEEEKLFFSDHSHEIIGDDVFMRLTTFPNVLITGHQAFFTNEALTQIAEVTMGNLASMESDGECANAL
- a CDS encoding UDP-N-acetylglucosamine diphosphorylase encodes the protein MKPSDYLDFSHTRHAALFVEGEPVWSVLAKIGDYLKENLQPAILGEVSEKATVGPDVFIGEGTVVEPGAVIKGPAWIGKNCVVRSGAYVRENVITGDGCTLGNSCEFKNCVLFDNAEVPHFNYVGDAILGYKAHLGAGVILSNVRLDRGEVVLQIDGERVGTGLKKFSAVIGDHAEIGCNSVISPGSLIGPHCIVYPCVSFSGVLPASSILKLRQEHVIVPRRSA
- the frr gene encoding ribosome recycling factor, with translation MPLETALLTADDAMTKAVEYAIHEFSAVRTGKASPALVENVDIHVHSYGSTMKLKQLAMISTPEPRLIRIEPFDGATLKDIERGINSSNIGLNPSVEGKVIRLPVPELSTERRQQMVKTIKGMAEEARVRVRSVRRDTIEELKKLQKAGTITEDDLHRSEKEVQTMTDKKIAEIDQHVASKEKEITTV
- the pyrH gene encoding UMP kinase, whose product is MPDDENDGKRQFKRVLLKLSGEALREPGSHDNISPPIVESIAEQIKAAHQEGLEIALVVGGGNFWRGVSASNRGMERATADYMGMLATVMNSLAVQSMLEAMDVPTRVQSAIKMDNVAEPFIRRKATRHLELGRVVIFAAGTGNPFFSTDTTAALRASEVSADVVLKATKVDGIYDSDPNKNPDAVRYDKITYMEAITRRLQVMDSTAFSLCQENNTPIVVFSMNEPGNIYRALTGEPIGTIVTN